GGCTCGCCGCGCAGGAGCTGCCCGAGGGACGGGTGTACATGCGGCGCGACGCCGATCGCCGGCCCGCCCGGTTCACCAAGCTGGAGATCCTGCGGCGGCTCGCTCGCACGCGCGAGGTCCGTGTCCTCGTGGACGACGACGAACTGGTCTGCGAGGACGCCCGGCGCGCGGGCTTCACCGTCGTACGGGCCAACTGGGCCGCCCGGTCCGCCGAGCTGAAGGTGGCGCAGGAGCGGGAAGGGCGGACCTGAGAGCACGAGTTGGCGGAGTGTTTACCTCCGCCAGGTATCTCCATGCCAGGAACCAGGACGTACCGGCGCACTCGTGCCCGGACGGCGGACATACGGGGGATGCCATGAAGGGAAGCCGTAAGGGCGCGCTCGCGGCGGCGGCGCTCGTCGGCGCGTTGCTGCTCACCGGCTGCGCGAAGCCCGACCGGAGCGAGATCGTCACCTGGACCGACGAACACGGCCGGGCCTGCACCGGCGTGGCGATCGTCGACTCCGAGGACGGCGACCGGGAGGTGAGCAGCATCGACTGCGACTACCCGCCGGAGGGCGAGCGGCCGGGCCGTTCCACCTCGGCACCCCTGCCGGACTGAGTCGGCCGTTCGGAGGACGCCGGAGGACCCGGACTACTCGGCCTCCTCCAGCCGGAAGCCCACCTTCAGCCCCACCTGCCAGTGCGCGATCCGCCCGTCCTCGAGCTGGCCGCGCACCTGCGTCACCTCGAACCAGTCCAGGTTGCGCAGGGTCACCGATGCCCGGCCGATGCCGTTGCGGATGGCCTGGTCGACGCCGTCGGGGGAGGTGCCGACGATCTCCGTGACCCGGTAGGTGTGGTTCGTCATTCCGCTGCTCCTCTTCAGTGACGGGCGTGTCACACGTCACTCCACCGTGCCCCAAGCGGCGGCGAAGCGCGAGACGTCGCCTCCCGCCCCGCCGCCGTTCAGGGGCTCGGGGGTGTCAGCGCGCCACGCTCAGCGACAGCGCGAACCGGCCCTCCTCGTCCGTCCACCAGTGGGTCAGGTCCAGCCCCGCCGCGAACAGTTCGGCGCGCACACCCTCCTGCCGGAACTTCGCCGACACCTCGGTGCGCAGCTCCTCGCCCGCCGCGAAGTCGACGGCGAGGCCGAGCGCCGGCACCTTCACGGTCTGCGCCGTACGGGAGCGCAGCCGCATCTCGATCCACTCGTGCTCGGCGTCCCACAGGGCCAGGTGGTCGAACGCGGCGGGCTCGAAGTCGGCGCCGAGCTCGCGGTTGATCACGGTGAGCACGTTCTTGTTGAACGCGGCCGTCACCCCGGCCGCGTCGTCGTACGCCCGGACCAGCACCTCCTCGTCCTTGACCAGGTCCGTGCCCAGCAGCAGGGCGTCGCCCGGGGCGAGCAGGGCACGCACGGACGCCAGGAACGCGGCGCGCTCGGCGGGCAGCAGGTTGCCGATCGTGCCGCCGAGGAACGCCACCAGCCGGGGACCCGGCGTGCCGGGCAGCGTCAGTTCCGCGGTGAAGTCGG
The genomic region above belongs to Streptomyces coeruleorubidus and contains:
- a CDS encoding LNS2 domain-containing protein; the protein is MNDDRSKAPLAVFDLDNTLADTAHRQRFLERRPRDWDGFFSAAPQDPPLPEGIALVKESARECEIVYLTGRPERCRRDTLDWLAAQELPEGRVYMRRDADRRPARFTKLEILRRLARTREVRVLVDDDELVCEDARRAGFTVVRANWAARSAELKVAQEREGRT
- a CDS encoding dodecin, with translation MTNHTYRVTEIVGTSPDGVDQAIRNGIGRASVTLRNLDWFEVTQVRGQLEDGRIAHWQVGLKVGFRLEEAE
- the egtD gene encoding L-histidine N(alpha)-methyltransferase, whose translation is MSPFRLTRTLPEDATDAALRADVHRGLTGRPKTLPPKWFYDAHGSDLFEKITELPEYYPTRAEREILLARSGDIAAATRARTLVELGSGSSEKTRHLLDALTDLHTYVPVDVSESALTQAGQALAAERPGLDVHALIADFTAELTLPGTPGPRLVAFLGGTIGNLLPAERAAFLASVRALLAPGDALLLGTDLVKDEEVLVRAYDDAAGVTAAFNKNVLTVINRELGADFEPAAFDHLALWDAEHEWIEMRLRSRTAQTVKVPALGLAVDFAAGEELRTEVSAKFRQEGVRAELFAAGLDLTHWWTDEEGRFALSLSVAR